One window from the genome of Nicotiana sylvestris chromosome 9, ASM39365v2, whole genome shotgun sequence encodes:
- the LOC138877230 gene encoding uncharacterized protein — MAITRKTTTSQRREPAVGEGTSRVPPTVAQSESQGETPTQRLSVPPPPEEIPRETSSSPSASIRSGLEGCGAFVGTVEFTGTDQREDPLDFIDQLHRIFRVMHTMEKEAVELAAFRLRDIAILWYEGWERSRGRNAPPSIWEDFSKDFHDQYAPSIVANMRDRIHRFIAGLAPELTEACVTAALQDSMDISRIQAFSQNIERGRCRQQSVERNESGQRKRMRFVRSQEQSQGSYRLQYFKRPPRPLPPQLHGYRYDLYTQSGPGESPQASGLQQQRGLRQTRPFQSRCAICSRGHLGQCRAGSDACYTSGRPGHMMRDCPNKDSGDMAQPANLATGSAMSVHPSGHESRSSAGRGRGRGRRFSSGSNQNRIYALTGRQDQESSPDVVIACYATVDCRAKIARFHYPGKPVLEWEGNTATPRGGFISYLKAREMIAKGCIYHIVRVKDADAEKSILQSILVVKEYADVFPDELPGIPPEREIDFAIDLLPGTQPISIPTYRMAPAELKELKEQLKDLLEKEDEHVDHLRAVLQTLRDNKLYAKFSKCEFWLKSVAFLGHIVSDGSIKVDTQKIEAVKSWPRPTTPTEIRSFLGLAGYYRRFVEGFSSLSALLTKLMQKATKFQWTEAWKANVVADALSRRSMGSLTHVEAEKRQLTREIQQLACLGIRLVDSGNRGVVLQNAAKSSLIAEVKERQYEDPELVKLRERVP, encoded by the exons ATGGCGATAACTAGGAAGACTACAACTAGTCAGAGGAGAGAACCAGCagtaggtgaggggactagcAGAGTACCCCCAACTGTGGCCCAATCGGAGTCACAGGGAGAGACCCCTACTCAGAGATTATCGGTTCCTCCGccacctgaggagattcctagggagacATCCAGTTCCCCCTCCGCTTCCATTAGATCAGGACTTGAGGGGTGTGGTGCATTTGTTGGCACAGTTG agttcacggggacagatcagagggaggacccgctggatttcatagatcagcttcaTAGGATTTTTCGGGTTATGCATACCATGGAGAAAGAGGCagttgagttagcagcttttcgactccgagatatagccatcctttggtatgAGGGATGGGAAAGGTCCAGGGGACGTAATGCCCCTCCTTCTATTTGGGAGGATTTTTCAAAAGACTTCCATGACCA atatgcaccatccatagttgctaATATGCGGGATAGAATCCACAGGTTTATAGCGGGGTTGGCCCCAGAGTTGACCGAGGCGTGTGTCACCGCTGCATTacaggatagtatggatatctcgcGAATTCAGGCATTTTCCCAGAATATAGAAAGGGGTAGGTGTCGGCAGCAGAGTGTGGAGAGGAATGAGTCAGGGCAAcgtaagaggatgagatttgTCAGGTCGCAGGAGCAATCTCAGGGGAGCTACCGGCTCCAGTACTTCAAACGACCACCTAGACCTCTGCCACCTCAGCTACATGGGTACAGGTATGACCTCTATACTCAGTCAGGACCAGGTGAGAGCCCCCAAGCGTCAGGGTTGCAGCAACAACGAGGTTTGAGACAGACAAGGCCATTTCAGTCGCGATGTGCCATCTGCAGTCGAGGACACTTGGGCCAATGCCGAGCCGGTTCTGATGCTTGTTATACAAGTGGACGTCCAgggcatatgatgcgagattgcccTAATAAGGATTCTGGGGATATGGCGCAACCAGCGAATTTAGCAACAGGATCAGCTATGTCTGTGCATCCTTCAGGGCACGAGTCTCGGTCTTCGGCTGGTAGAGGTCGAGGTCGAGGTAGAAGGTTCAGTTCAGGTAGTAACCAGAATCGTATCTATGCGCTAACAGgtcgacaggaccaagagtcTTCACCAGACGTTGTGATAG cttgttatgccACGGTTGATTGTCGAGCGAAGATAGCTAGATTTCATTATCCGGGTAAGCCAGTCCTCGAATGGGAAGGTAATACAGCGACACCCAGAGGCGGGTTTATTTCCTATTTGAAGGCAAGAGAAATGATCGCAAAAGGGTGCATAtatcatattgtgcgagttaaaGATGCCGATGCTGAGAAATCTATACTTCAGTCTATTCTAGTAGTAAAAGAGTACGCGgatgtatttccagatgaacttccaggtattcctccagagcgagagattgattttgCAATCGATTTGCTTCCGGGAAcacaaccaatatccatccctacatatagaatggcacctgccgaattaaaggagttgaaggagcaattaaaagatttactggaaaaag aggatgagcatgtagATCACCTGCGAGCAGTACTCCAAACCCTCCGCgataataaattgtatgctaagttttctaagtgtgaattctggctaaagtccgtagcattcttggggcacattgTATCCGACGGAAGTATAAAGGTTGACACTCAGAAAattgaggctgtgaaatcctggcctagacctaccactccgacagagattcgtagctttctaggcttagcaggatattatcggaggttcgtagaggggttttcttctctttcagcactATTAACAAAGCTGATGCAGAAAGcgactaagtttcagtggacagaggcCT ggaaagctaatgttgtagcagatgctttaagtcgccgatctatgggtagcttaacACATGTAGAGGCCGAGAAAAGACAATTAACAAGGGAGATTCAACAATTGGCTTGTTTGGGGATTAGATTAGTGGACTCTGGCAATAgaggagttgtactccaaaatgctgcaaaatcatctctcatagctgaagtaaaggagaggcaaTACGAGGATCCAGAGTTAGTCAAGTTGAGAGAGCGGGTTCCATAA